From a region of the Drosophila virilis strain 15010-1051.87 chromosome 3, Dvir_AGI_RSII-ME, whole genome shotgun sequence genome:
- the can gene encoding uncharacterized protein can, with protein MKKQSAKKRPVTEDENKSRKKTKTEKYSIGDGEDTESSLSSNTPSSSSQEPEICSFNDFRSDPTNASMSKTERSIDPLPSDLGIGDTFGLPFMFNDEMQFVESFDLPNTVDNQQHISFKPPETDVELDTIVQPICFNDMQVFQSSVDEQLNKNSPKTNRTNDAFEDKEDMENKELTAQRLSSFEEELLATLSETKSGKDEQCSDDDIEEALAKLPRKALFKDRKHSLLQQLGDNVASSKSNAESCDNSDFEFSDSISSGIGQIDDSNDESHSSYSPISFENSDDNLEKEGESSGRAKKLSRKHLSPNCDKNPNILNMEAALAGLGNLNDVGPTTDSALKATNQSSKSTKVPTPSKVQLMQRLLNQQTSSRKNNSTHKSQPLSQEPLSFIAEAMQATDPMFPNLKPIELMETSESPIKTSASPKSQSAEEQKNNIDSRTQTGDNNSPGNSGSRESLSVSCAEKKRHLEEKLTKMSSNPKERDEKCNISPGSIMFSPRSAKDTDSDDSVWRRKSQASKNDGHRDFYEDDSTFEDDKLNSDDDEDHTNSDLPYSNLLNDYEQLFHEIRKIIDRVPNRFKYEIYNLLYPTLAVVYLRMISSGKYRKGKAFVESCLRYIDHSYMARVDKLMVLQTPGDMPIKARKLISDENAQVPVSMFEETYYVLLLCMESWSRSLQMTFIRHFDLFPDYNNGEPRQHSRIGSVILDKIFWATPETVKDNKESSPRPMRRRRFKKDKPSPTRNVHLPSGNRLYTPTPKRWDLERHKDDEERRVPLNRNNLPSTYLYTALESVETIICATFSNKTTMLSIGTASSAIHVFALTASKLVQIKSAKCLKRLDTSMSGIDESMLDATKRKTRRTLYGHQGAVYGCTFAPHDRFLLSCAQDRTVRCWCLLSWSCVVVYPGHCGAVYSVSYAPLGYYFATASDDRTARIWTQDSKKSVCILVGHLAEVVCCQFHPNRHYLATGSADCTVRMWDIVKAVQVRVFSGHRSTINDLAYSMCGRYLASGADDNFVIVWDADKEELVRCLSHHTAPINCIKFALDNKLLMVGGNDCQMTIWDFERLVQEYDPEKQKTANSQNSSVTATEPNRSELSSGDFLIKAYASRGTPFYKLCITRRNLLLGFCVKRADYALKESKETFTNDAKYTEWLEFLDILKLKSIFAQKNKGESNEIERIEEPEQLINLDVDTSDDELEDSFKYGHEEFFEDKEEDMESFRYSEYEYFEDDEDSDTLSCLDVESFEDDDEDSQIIEHPNCKDTLSYSNTVYDSDDSEDSDIEKNSDIETFEGDECSLENLSNENNEENSYVEIDIKETDLSRYSDVVYSEDVEQEADKLKSPKVRIRNADVETVKINQENTKLLCGSDIEYLDKNEHEHEESEILPNNDVNKGTESFKYRGVECFEDNKEISEKIKNSDEEYSENYEEYVDDNNKDSELSESVNDLESVEDYEESESLAARSSEDEKDISEPILSSVSDDEEEEDYEEDSDELNNPDVRTQNNDEEATTQLKHHNVDFNDNEEELETLTTSDAFNNEDAEPLTNRGKAEDSKISKNIEQEFETVENVNVESFSSDKNIESLRNSDVKNKDEDEDDAEEEDDEDNEDDEDDEDDDDEDHEGDEGADDEDKDKDEDEVDEGEENLEIINNSDAENSHDDEEFGKKGNSDVEFFDADKETLEAKNFDIETIEEDEVQSEIILSHEDKNKEDDEEDLKIEESIDVESFDNDTVETETSLDSDIEFFKESEEPDLQKAEEKDFGEQPTVETDDVGIIIDPDVDNIDDDEESKTYLKSLIDYKEVTGPFINSEAESSEEGDEEAQNFDVREEKEDDEEELITVENADVKLYYENIEEPESSRNSEDESLAENVGGMRDNEEEQKIKTAVKSIKENAKKPEIVRNSDLEYLKNNENNLEMEVIHHVNFTGDVISLDYIDGTVPFSNVDVEYLERDEGVLEVLENNKAMKGDESLVEVEENTDVKIELFVKDDDELKTIENGNVDEDTKILTKVRVESFGDNEVTEPFNKTDA; from the exons atgaaaaaacaaagcgCTAAAAAGCGACCAGTTACCGAAGATGAAAATAAATCccgaaagaaaacaaaaacagagaaATATTCAATTGGTGATGGTGAAGACACAGAGAGTTCA TTATCGTCGAACACACCAAGCTCGTCATCCCAGGAACCTGAAATATGTAGCTTCAACGACTTTCGGTCAGATCCAACTAACGCTTCGATGTCAAAAACCGAACGCAGTATAGATCCCTTACCGTCCGATTTGGGTATAGGGGATACTTTTGGACTCCCATTTATGTTCAACGACGAAATGCAGTTTGTGGAATCATTTGACTTGCCGAATACCGTAGATAATCAGCAGCATATTTCATTCAAGCCTCCAGAAACAGATGTTGAGTTAGATACAATCGTACAACCCATTTGTTTCAATGATATGCAAGTATTCCAAAGTTCAGTGGACGAGCAGCTCAATAAAAATAGTCCTAAAACTAATCGAACTAATGATGCTTTTGAGGACAAAGAGGACATGGAAAATAAAGAGCTAACAGCTCAGCGGCTTTCCAGTTTTGAAGAAGAGTTGTTGGCAACACTATCAGAAACAAAATCAGGGAAAGACGAACAGTGTTCCGATGATGATATTGAAGAGGCCTTGGCAAAGCTTCCACGAAAAGCCCTGTTCAAAGATAGGAAACACTCACTCCTGCAACAATTAGGCGATAATGTGGCAAGCAGCAAATCTAATGCTGAAAGTTGTGATAATTCCGATTTCGAATTTAGTGATTCGATATCATCGGGAATTGGACAGATAGACGATTCCAATGACGAATCACATTCATCTTATTCACCTATTTCCTTTGAAAATTCTGATGACAATTTGGAAAAGGAGGGCGAGTCTAGTGGGAGAGCGAAGAAATTAAGCCGCAAACACTTGTCCCCGAACTGTGATAAAAatccaaacattttaaatatggaaGCCGCCCTTGCAGGACTTGGGAATTTGAATGACGTTGGGCCCACTACTG ATTCTGCCCTGAAAGCTACGAATCAGAGTTCGAAATCAACGAAGGTTCCAACACCATCAAAAGTTCAGCTGATGCAACGATTATTGAACCAACAAACTTCATCTAGAAAAAATAATTCCACTCACAAGAG CCAACCTCTTTCGCAAGAACCGCTTTCGTTTATCGCAGAGGCAATGCAAGCAACAGACCCAATGTTTCCAAATTTAAAACCTATTGAATTGATGGAAACAAGTGAGTCTCCAATAAAAACCAGTGCATCTCCAAAAAGCCAGTCAGCTgaggaacaaaaaaataacattgaTTCACGCACGCAAACTGGCGATAATAATAGCCCAGGAAATTCAGGAAGCAGAGAATCTTTATCTGTTAGTTGCGCAGAGAAAAAACGACACCTCGAAGAAAAATTAACGAAAATGTCAAGTAATCCGAAGGAGAGGGATGAGAAGTGCAACATTTCACCTGGCAGTATTATGTTTTCGCCACGTTCAGCTAAGGACACGGACAGCGATGATTCGGTTTGGCGACGTAAGTCTCAAGCGTCAAAAAATGATGGTCACAGAGATTTTTACGAAGATGATAGCACATTTGAAGATGACAAGCTTAACTCTGACGATGATGAAGACCATACGAATTCGGATCTACCTTATTCAAATCTGCTTAATGACTATGAGCAACTCTTTCATGAGATTCGCAAGATTATCGATAGAGTACCCAATCGTTTTAAGTATGAAATATACAATCTTCTGTATCCAACGTTAGCAGTGGTCTATCTCCGAATGATTTCCAGCGGGAAGTACCGCAAGGGCAAGGCATTTGTGGAGAGCTGTCTACGTTATATTGATCATTCATACATGGCTCGTGTGGATAAGCTAATGGTATTGCAAACCCCGGGTGATATGCCCATTAAGGCTAGAAAGTTGATCAGCGACGAAAACGCACAGGTTCCAGTCTCAATGTTTGAAGAGACCTATTATGTGTTGCTGCTCTGCATGGAGTCCTGGAGTCGTTCCCTACAGATGACATTCATAAGGCATTTCGACCTATTTCCCGACTACAACAACGGCGAACCACGTCAGCACAGTCGCATTGGCTCTGTTATTTTGGATAAAATATTCTGGGCTACTCCCGAAACTGTCAAAGACAATAAAGAGAGCAGTCCGCGGCCAATGCGGCGCAGGCGCTTTAAGAAGGACAAACCTTCTCCCACGAGAAATGTCCATTTGCCATCAGGCAATCGTCTCTATACTCCTACTCCAAAGCGTTGGGATCTAGAACGCCACAAAGACGACGAGGAACGCCGGGTGCCGCTTAACCGCAACAACCTGCCATCGACTTATCTATACACGGCACTTGAGAGTGTTGAGACTATAATCTGTGCCACATTCTCAAACAAAACTACAATGCTCTCTATTGGCACCGCATCCTCCGCAATTCACGTTTTCGCGCTGACAGCCTCAAAGTTGGTGCAGATCAAGTCGGCCAAGTGCCTTAAGAGACTTGACACAAGCATGTCCGGCATAGACGAGAGCATGTTGGACGcgaccaaaagaaaaacaagacgCACACTCTATGGACACCAAGGAGCCGTGTACGGGTGCACATTTGCTCCACACGATCGTTTCCTGCTCAGCTGCGCGCAGGATCGCACTGTGCGTTGTTGGTGCCTGCTCTCCTGGAGCTGTGTTGTTGTCTATCCGGGACACTGTGGGGCCGTCTACAGCGTTAGCTATGCACCGTTGGGTTATTATTTCGCCACAGCCTCGGATGATCGCACAGCACGTATTTGGACGCAGGATAGCAAGAAGTCAGTCTGCATACTTGTCGGACATTTGGCGGAGGTTGTCTGCTGTCAGTTCCATCCAAACAGGCATTACCTGGCCACTGGCTCCGCCGACTGCACTGTGCGCATGTGGGACATTGTTAAAGCCGTTCAGGTACGCGTTTTCAGTGGTCACAGAAGTACTATAAATGATCTGGCCTACTCCATGTGTGGACGCTACTTGGCCTCCGGAGCAGACGAtaactttgttattgtttgggACGCTGATAAAGAGGAATTGGTACGCTGTCTATCCCATCACACTGCACCCATCAACTGCATTAAGTTTGCGCTGGATAACAAGCTATTAATGGTAGGTGGCAATGACTGCCAGATGACCATTTGGGATTTCGAGCGCTTGGTTCAAGAGTACGATCCtgagaaacaaaaaacggCCAATAGCCAAAATAGCAGTGTCACGGCAACAGAACCCAATAGATCAGAGCTAAGCAGTGGAGATTTCTTGATCAAGGCATATGCTAGCAGGGGAACCCCATTctataaattatgtattaCACGAAGAAACCTCCTGTTGGGTTTTTGCGTTAAACGAGCTGATTATGCATTAAAGGAGTCCAAGGAAACATTTACTAACGATGCTAAATACACAGAATGGCTCGAATTTTTAGACATTCTAAAGCTGAAGTCGATCTTTGCACAGAAAAACAAAGGGGAATCGAATGAAATCGAAAGGATAGAAGAGCcagaacaattaataaatctCGATGTCGACACCTCTGATGATGAACTTGAAGATTCATTTAAGTATGGACATGAAGAATTCTTTGAAGATAAAGAAGAAGATATGGAGTCATTTAGGTATTCTGAGTATGAATATTTTGAGGATGATGAAGATTCAGACACACTAAGTTGTCTCGATGTAGAATCCTTTGAGGACGATGACGAGGATTCGCAAATAATAGAGCATCCTAATTGCAAAGACACATTAAGCTATTCTAATACTGTATACGATTCCGATGACAGCGAAGATTCCGATATTGAAAAGAATTCCGATATTGAAACTTTTGAGGGGGATGAATGCTCTTTAGAAAACCTCAGTAATGAGAATAATGAAGAAAATTCTTATGTTGAGATTGATATTAAAGAAACTGATCTATCACGGTACTCAGACGTTGTATACTCTGAGGATGTTGAACAAGAGGCAGATAAACTGAAGAGTCCTAAGGTTAGAATAAGAAACGCCGATGTTGAAACTGTTAAGATTAATCAAGAGAACACAAAACTATTATGCGGTTCCGATATTGAATATTTAGATAAAAATGAACATGAACATGAAGAATCCGaaatattaccgaataacgaTGTTAATAAAGGCACAGAATCATTTAAGTATCGGGGTGTGGAATGTTTTGAAGATAATAAAGAAATatctgaaaaaataaaaaattccgaTGAAGAATACTCTGAAAATTATGAAGAGTACGTCGATGATAACAATAAAGACTCAGAATTATCAGAATCTGTGAACGATCTTGAATCTGTAGAGGACTATGAAGAGTCAGAAAGTCTTGCTGCTAGATCTTCTGAAGATGAAAAAGACATATCTGAACCAATATTGAGTTCCGTCAGCGATGATGAAGAAGAGGAGGATTATGAAGAAGATTCAGATGAGTTAAACAATCCCGACGTTAGAACCCAAAATAATGATGAAGAAGCAACGACACAATTAAAGCATCACAATGTTGACTTTAACGATAACGAAGAGGAATTAGAAACACTAACCACTTCCGATGCCTTCAATAATGAAGACGCAGAACCGTTAACGAATCGGGGTAAAGCAGAGGActcaaaaatatcaaaaaatattgaaCAAGAGTTCGAAACTGTAGAGAATGTCAATGTTGAATCCTTTAGTTCTGATAAAAATATCGAATCTCTAAGGAATTCCGATGTTAAGAATAAAGATGAAGACGAAGATGATGCGGAGGAAGAGGATGACGAAGATAACGAagatgatgaagatgatgaggatgatgatgatgaagatcATGAAGGTGATGAAGGTGCAGATGATGAAGATAAAGATAAGGATGAAGACGAGGTAGATGAAGGTGAAGAAAACttggaaattataaataattctgATGCTGAGAACTCTCACGATGATGAAGAGTTCGGGAAGAAAGGTAATTCCGATGTTGAATTCTTTGATGCAGATAAAGAGACGCTAGAGGCAAAGAATTTTGATATTGAAACCATTGAGGAAGATGAAGTCCAAtcagaaataatattaagtcATGAAGATAAGAACAAGGAGGATGACGAAGAAGACTTAAAAATAGAAGAGAGCATCGATGTTGAATCTTTTGATAATGATACAGTAGAAACAGAAACCTCATTGGATTCcgatattgaattttttaagGAAAGCGAAGAGCCGGATCTTCAGAAGGCGGAAGAAAAGGATTTCGGCGAGCAGCCAACAGTAGAAACTGATGATGTTGGAATAATAATTGATCCTGATGTTGACAACATAGATGATGATGAAGAGTCAAAAACTTATCTTAAATCTCTTATAGATTATAAAGAAGTGACGGGACCGTTCATAAATTCTGAAGCTGAATCCTCTGAAGAAGGTGATGAAGAGGCTCAGAATTTCGATGTTCGTGAAGAAAAGGAGGATGATGAAGAGGAGCTAATAACAGTAGAAAATGCCGATGTTAAATTATATTACGAAAATATTGAAGAGCCAGAATCCTCAAGGAATTCCGAAGATGAATCCTTGGCGGAAAATGTTGGGGGAATGAGAGATAATGAAGAGgagcaaaaaataaagacCGCTGTAAAATCGATTAAGGAAAATGCAAAGAAGCCAGAAATAGTTAGGAATTCTGATCTTGAGTACTTGAAgaacaatgaaaataatttagaaATGGAAGTGATTCATCATGTTAACTTCACTGGGGATGTTATATCCCTTGATTATATAGACGGGACAGTTCCATTCAGCAATGTCGATGTTGAATACCTTGAGAGAGATGAAGGAGTCTTAGAAGTATTAGAGAATAACAAAGCTATGAAGGGTGATGAAAGCCTTGTAGAAGTTGAAGAGAATACTGATGTTAAAATTGAGCTATTTGTAAAAGATGATGatgaattaaaaacaatagaaAATGGCAATGTGGATGAggatacaaaaatattaacgAAAGTCCGTGTCGAATCCTTTGGAGACAATGAAGTTACAGAACCATTTAATAAAACGGATGCTTAG
- the Or67d gene encoding odorant receptor 67d isoform X3, which produces MAFAVAASAMQGLAKLLTCVTNASLMRNIQGTYEAIYKEYEGRDGEYTKYLHKRINIFWNLMWAFIWVYTSIVTAMICYPLFHFIAYNQKLMVLQFLVPGIDHNSDSGHLMLITLHIMCLIFGAFGNFGGDMYLFLFITNVPLLKDIFKVKFEELNELLLQNVKYEEMHSMFWELLAWHQKYVKILHGTKKVFKTVMFVQLSTACISILCTISCIFMKVWPTAPAYLLYSFIVLYTFCGLGTIVENTNEHFTNEIYSTLLWYKLPVKEQKIVILMLAKSQNELVLTAADVLPLSMATALQLTKGIYSFSMMLFNYL; this is translated from the exons ATG GCATTTGCCGTGGCTGCTTCAGCGATGCAGGGCTTAGCGAAGTTGTTGACCTGTGTGACCAATGCGTCATTAATGCGTAACATACAGGGCACCTACGAGGCCATTTACAAGGAGTACGAGGGAAGGGATGGcgaatatacaaaatatctaCACAAACGCATCAATATCTTCTGGAACCTAATGTGGGCGTTCATATGGGTGTACACGAGCATAGTGACCGCTATGATCTGCTATCCCTTGTTTCATTTTATCGCCTACAACCAGAAGCTGATGGTCTTACAGTTTCTAGTGCCGGGTATCGATCACAATAGCGACAGCGGACATCTGATGCTGATCACACTGCACATCATGTGCTTGATCTTTGGTGCATTTGGTAACTTTGGTGGCGACATGTAcctctttttgtttatcaccAATGTGCCGCTACTAAAGGACATATTTAAAGTGAAATTTGAAGAGCTCAACGAGCTGCTACTGCAGAACGTTAAGTATGAGGAGATGCACAGCATGTTTTGGGAACTGCTGGCCTGGCACCAGAAGTATGTAAA GATCCTGCACGGAACGAAGAAGGTCTTCAAAACTGTTATGTTCGTCCAGCTTTCAACGGCCTGCATCAGCATATTGTGCACAATTTCTTGCATTTTTATGAAGGTCTGGCCCACAGCTCCAGCCTATTTGTTGTATTCGTTTATAGTACTGTACACCTTTTGCGGCCTGGGCACCATAGTGGAGAACACG AATGAACACTTTACAAATGAAATCTACTCGACTTTGTTGTGGTACAAGCTGCCGGTTAAAGAGCAAAAGATCGTGATTCTCATGCTAGCCAAGTCGCAGAATGAACTGGTTCTAACTGCAGCTGATGTACTTCCGCTTTCGATGGCTACTGCCCTGCAGTTAACCAAGGGTATATATAGTTTTAGCATGATGCTATTTAACTACTTGTAG
- the Or67d gene encoding odorant receptor 67d isoform X2 — translation MTKTAVSRFCAIVKVIRFCVGFCGTDVSDPNYRMWALTYIAFAVAASAMQGLAKLLTCVTNASLMRNIQGTYEAIYKEYEGRDGEYTKYLHKRINIFWNLMWAFIWVYTSIVTAMICYPLFHFIAYNQKLMVLQFLVPGIDHNSDSGHLMLITLHIMCLIFGAFGNFGGDMYLFLFITNVPLLKDIFKVKFEELNELLLQNVKYEEMHSMFWELLAWHQKYVKILHGTKKVFKTVMFVQLSTACISILCTISCIFMKVWPTAPAYLLYSFIVLYTFCGLGTIVENTNEHFTNEIYSTLLWYKLPVKEQKIVILMLAKSQNELVLTAADVLPLSMATALQLTKGIYSFSMMLFNYL, via the exons ATGACCAAAACGGCTGTATCCCGGTTCTGTGCGATCGTGAAAGTCATTCGCTTTTGTGTAGGCTTCTGTGGCACAGATGTCTCCGATCCTAACTATCGCATGTGGGCGCTGACTTATATT GCATTTGCCGTGGCTGCTTCAGCGATGCAGGGCTTAGCGAAGTTGTTGACCTGTGTGACCAATGCGTCATTAATGCGTAACATACAGGGCACCTACGAGGCCATTTACAAGGAGTACGAGGGAAGGGATGGcgaatatacaaaatatctaCACAAACGCATCAATATCTTCTGGAACCTAATGTGGGCGTTCATATGGGTGTACACGAGCATAGTGACCGCTATGATCTGCTATCCCTTGTTTCATTTTATCGCCTACAACCAGAAGCTGATGGTCTTACAGTTTCTAGTGCCGGGTATCGATCACAATAGCGACAGCGGACATCTGATGCTGATCACACTGCACATCATGTGCTTGATCTTTGGTGCATTTGGTAACTTTGGTGGCGACATGTAcctctttttgtttatcaccAATGTGCCGCTACTAAAGGACATATTTAAAGTGAAATTTGAAGAGCTCAACGAGCTGCTACTGCAGAACGTTAAGTATGAGGAGATGCACAGCATGTTTTGGGAACTGCTGGCCTGGCACCAGAAGTATGTAAA GATCCTGCACGGAACGAAGAAGGTCTTCAAAACTGTTATGTTCGTCCAGCTTTCAACGGCCTGCATCAGCATATTGTGCACAATTTCTTGCATTTTTATGAAGGTCTGGCCCACAGCTCCAGCCTATTTGTTGTATTCGTTTATAGTACTGTACACCTTTTGCGGCCTGGGCACCATAGTGGAGAACACG AATGAACACTTTACAAATGAAATCTACTCGACTTTGTTGTGGTACAAGCTGCCGGTTAAAGAGCAAAAGATCGTGATTCTCATGCTAGCCAAGTCGCAGAATGAACTGGTTCTAACTGCAGCTGATGTACTTCCGCTTTCGATGGCTACTGCCCTGCAGTTAACCAAGGGTATATATAGTTTTAGCATGATGCTATTTAACTACTTGTAG
- the Or67d gene encoding odorant receptor 67d isoform X1 yields MTKTAVSRFCAIVKVIRFCVGFCGTDVSDPNYRMWALTYIVITSVIFFFACTLYTIYVGVVLNNDWTIILQAFAVAASAMQGLAKLLTCVTNASLMRNIQGTYEAIYKEYEGRDGEYTKYLHKRINIFWNLMWAFIWVYTSIVTAMICYPLFHFIAYNQKLMVLQFLVPGIDHNSDSGHLMLITLHIMCLIFGAFGNFGGDMYLFLFITNVPLLKDIFKVKFEELNELLLQNVKYEEMHSMFWELLAWHQKYVKILHGTKKVFKTVMFVQLSTACISILCTISCIFMKVWPTAPAYLLYSFIVLYTFCGLGTIVENTNEHFTNEIYSTLLWYKLPVKEQKIVILMLAKSQNELVLTAADVLPLSMATALQLTKGIYSFSMMLFNYL; encoded by the exons ATGACCAAAACGGCTGTATCCCGGTTCTGTGCGATCGTGAAAGTCATTCGCTTTTGTGTAGGCTTCTGTGGCACAGATGTCTCCGATCCTAACTATCGCATGTGGGCGCTGACTTATATTGTAATCACCTCCGTTATCTTCTTTTTTGCCTGTACCTTGTATACGATTTATGTGGGCGTGGTATTGAATAACGACTGGACGATAATATTGCAGGCATTTGCCGTGGCTGCTTCAGCGATGCAGGGCTTAGCGAAGTTGTTGACCTGTGTGACCAATGCGTCATTAATGCGTAACATACAGGGCACCTACGAGGCCATTTACAAGGAGTACGAGGGAAGGGATGGcgaatatacaaaatatctaCACAAACGCATCAATATCTTCTGGAACCTAATGTGGGCGTTCATATGGGTGTACACGAGCATAGTGACCGCTATGATCTGCTATCCCTTGTTTCATTTTATCGCCTACAACCAGAAGCTGATGGTCTTACAGTTTCTAGTGCCGGGTATCGATCACAATAGCGACAGCGGACATCTGATGCTGATCACACTGCACATCATGTGCTTGATCTTTGGTGCATTTGGTAACTTTGGTGGCGACATGTAcctctttttgtttatcaccAATGTGCCGCTACTAAAGGACATATTTAAAGTGAAATTTGAAGAGCTCAACGAGCTGCTACTGCAGAACGTTAAGTATGAGGAGATGCACAGCATGTTTTGGGAACTGCTGGCCTGGCACCAGAAGTATGTAAA GATCCTGCACGGAACGAAGAAGGTCTTCAAAACTGTTATGTTCGTCCAGCTTTCAACGGCCTGCATCAGCATATTGTGCACAATTTCTTGCATTTTTATGAAGGTCTGGCCCACAGCTCCAGCCTATTTGTTGTATTCGTTTATAGTACTGTACACCTTTTGCGGCCTGGGCACCATAGTGGAGAACACG AATGAACACTTTACAAATGAAATCTACTCGACTTTGTTGTGGTACAAGCTGCCGGTTAAAGAGCAAAAGATCGTGATTCTCATGCTAGCCAAGTCGCAGAATGAACTGGTTCTAACTGCAGCTGATGTACTTCCGCTTTCGATGGCTACTGCCCTGCAGTTAACCAAGGGTATATATAGTTTTAGCATGATGCTATTTAACTACTTGTAG